AACGACGGTGAGGATATTCATCACTGACCGGCAGGGAGTACGGAGGTCCACTCCCTTTCAGATCCGCTCGAAGCGTTTGTCCAGGTCCGCAATGGGCAGATGCACGATAATCGGCCGGCCGTGAGGGCAGTAGTAAGGATTCTCCGTAGCGAAAAGCCGGTCCACCAGGGTGGTCATTTCTTCCAGCGTAAGGGGATCGCCCGCCTTGATGGCTGCGTTGCAGGCGTAGGTGGCCGCTAACTGGTCGAGGAAGTCTGCGCCGCTCTGGCCCTCGTGATAACGGTCCAGGATATCCCGCAGGATATCCCGCTCCCGCCCCCAGACTACATCGCTCGGAACACCGTCCACCACCACCGTATTCCGGCCGAACTCCCGGATCCGAAAGCCCAATCGTTCCAGATTGGGAATGAGGTCCACCAGCCGGGTATACTCATCGGGGGCGAATTCTATCGCCTGGGGGAACAGTACTG
The DNA window shown above is from Candidatus Neomarinimicrobiota bacterium and carries:
- a CDS encoding DNA mismatch repair protein MutL; this translates as QVHNKYILSQVATGLVVIDQHVAHERVLFEEAQKAFAGQALASQTVLFPQAIEFAPDEYTRLVDLIPNLERLGFRIREFGRNTVVVDGVPSDVVWGRERDILRDILDRYHEGQSGADFLDQLAATYACNAAIKAGDPLTLEEMTTLVDRLFATENPYYCPHGRPIIVHLPIADLDKRFERI